In Thermoplasmata archaeon, the following are encoded in one genomic region:
- a CDS encoding protease pro-enzyme activation domain-containing protein: MRLPLAPVVLALAVVVALSPTSLASTVGRASSPDPTATNGFTTDAVAVPPSVQARSMAASEPLEITVALAYPDPAGLDAFLRSVEDPASSAYRQFLSHAEFEARFAPSPSAAASVAATLAGAGAAQVRVAPDGLSVSATLSVAEVDALFGVRMVEFPSEGGPVYTAVGTPQLPTGLRGLVSGIDGLTNAPDARTTDNLAIRSGGPVGRLGDGLFAHDNDTGFNFFVGSDFTNAFGADELLPGNVSSIANATFPTGLAIATLLASGYNQTDNVNTPPWDPNVVETYFNATLAPAWLPVSRAAPLVGVPVTVGGVTPPLPGPFGTINDTTDDSIENALDLEMAGSLAPGAGLYNFYFAGSLLASAETDADVASFFDQDLASALAYDYGSQVLGAISCSFGIADLNDTLWDQELEEAAAMGVTVIAASGDQGNAPNQLTMRSAGPWPLWPASAAFNLSGSVAVGGVSLDLGGAPAGWINETSLTIEYDANASGIVALDTWWDTTGGPGTYAGTEGGISTVYPEPDWQFHSAAQWPIANATVKQGVGTLNRAEPDIAFPGNSTIAFVYADAEGNVYYEVLEGTSIAAPAFAGLLTDEIAVSHHAFGFLDPELYRIGSYFWAHPGPSDPYLDVENGSNYFFSAGPGWDPTTGWGVPLGPSLYRVDANATIRDYVYTGPTPGLPAAAPSPPVPWTELFLIFGIGITVAVILVIALARPGRRERSPPPPPFGAAPPPPAPGSSLAAVPPPPGSYATFLCPYCGTPRPAEPVRCPRCGAF, from the coding sequence GTGCGTCTGCCCCTCGCGCCCGTCGTGCTGGCGCTCGCGGTCGTCGTGGCACTTTCTCCCACCAGCTTGGCGTCGACCGTCGGGCGAGCGTCGTCACCGGACCCGACCGCGACGAACGGGTTCACCACCGACGCGGTCGCCGTTCCGCCGTCCGTCCAAGCCCGCAGCATGGCGGCCAGCGAGCCGCTCGAGATCACCGTCGCACTCGCCTACCCGGATCCCGCCGGCCTCGATGCCTTCCTGCGTTCCGTCGAGGATCCCGCGTCGAGCGCGTACCGACAGTTCCTGTCCCATGCGGAGTTCGAAGCGCGGTTCGCCCCGTCGCCGAGTGCCGCCGCGTCGGTGGCGGCCACGCTCGCCGGAGCCGGTGCCGCCCAGGTCCGCGTAGCGCCGGACGGTCTGTCCGTGAGCGCGACGTTGAGCGTCGCGGAGGTCGACGCGCTGTTCGGCGTCCGCATGGTCGAGTTCCCCTCCGAGGGCGGCCCGGTGTACACAGCGGTCGGCACCCCGCAGCTGCCGACCGGGCTGCGCGGGCTCGTCTCGGGGATCGATGGGCTCACCAACGCGCCCGACGCACGGACGACCGATAACCTCGCGATCCGGTCCGGGGGGCCGGTCGGACGGCTCGGCGACGGGCTGTTCGCCCACGACAACGACACGGGGTTCAACTTCTTCGTCGGCTCCGACTTCACCAACGCCTTCGGGGCGGACGAGCTGCTGCCCGGCAACGTTTCGAGCATCGCCAACGCCACGTTCCCGACGGGGCTCGCCATCGCCACGCTGCTCGCGAGCGGTTACAACCAGACCGACAATGTCAACACGCCGCCGTGGGACCCGAACGTCGTCGAGACGTACTTCAACGCGACCCTCGCTCCCGCCTGGCTGCCGGTCTCTCGGGCCGCGCCGCTCGTCGGGGTGCCCGTCACCGTCGGCGGGGTGACGCCGCCGCTACCCGGACCGTTCGGCACGATCAACGACACGACCGATGACTCGATCGAGAACGCGCTCGACCTCGAGATGGCCGGCAGCCTCGCGCCGGGGGCGGGGCTCTACAACTTCTATTTCGCCGGCAGCCTGCTGGCCTCGGCCGAGACCGACGCCGACGTCGCGTCGTTCTTCGACCAGGACCTTGCGAGCGCGCTCGCCTACGACTACGGCTCGCAGGTGCTCGGCGCGATCAGCTGCTCGTTCGGGATCGCGGACCTCAACGACACGCTCTGGGACCAGGAGCTCGAGGAGGCGGCAGCGATGGGGGTCACGGTGATCGCGGCCAGCGGCGATCAGGGCAACGCGCCGAACCAGCTGACGATGCGCAGCGCCGGACCCTGGCCGCTGTGGCCCGCCTCCGCGGCGTTCAACCTCTCGGGCTCGGTCGCGGTCGGCGGCGTCTCCCTCGACCTCGGCGGTGCCCCGGCGGGCTGGATCAACGAGACGTCGCTGACGATCGAGTACGACGCGAACGCCTCGGGCATCGTCGCCCTCGACACCTGGTGGGACACGACCGGGGGGCCCGGGACCTACGCCGGCACGGAGGGGGGGATCAGCACGGTCTACCCCGAGCCGGACTGGCAGTTCCACTCCGCGGCGCAGTGGCCGATCGCCAATGCGACCGTCAAGCAAGGCGTCGGCACCCTGAACCGGGCCGAGCCGGACATCGCGTTCCCGGGGAACTCGACGATCGCCTTCGTCTACGCCGATGCCGAAGGGAACGTCTACTACGAGGTGCTCGAAGGGACGAGCATCGCCGCCCCCGCGTTCGCGGGCCTGCTTACCGACGAGATCGCGGTCTCGCACCACGCCTTCGGCTTCCTCGACCCCGAGCTCTACCGCATCGGCAGCTACTTCTGGGCCCATCCGGGTCCCTCCGACCCGTACCTCGACGTCGAGAACGGCTCGAACTACTTTTTCTCGGCCGGCCCCGGCTGGGACCCCACGACCGGTTGGGGGGTCCCGCTCGGCCCGTCGCTCTACCGCGTCGACGCGAACGCGACGATCCGCGACTACGTCTACACGGGCCCGACGCCCGGACTTCCCGCGGCGGCCCCCAGCCCGCCGGTCCCGTGGACGGAGCTGTTCCTGATCTTCGGGATCGGGATCACGGTCGCGGTGATCCTCGTGATCGCCCTCGCCCGTCCCGGCCGTCGCGAGCGGTCACCCCCGCCGCCGCCGTTCGGGGCCGCGCCTCCCCCACCGGCGCCGGGAAGCTCGCTCGCGGCCGTGCCACCGCCGCCCGGCTCGTACGCGACGTTCCTGTGCCCGTACTGTGGCACGCCGCGACCGGCCGAGCCGGTGCGCTGTCCGCGGTGCGGCGCGTTCTAG
- a CDS encoding HIT domain-containing protein — protein sequence MVPADGRDPNCVFCAIVEGRAPAYKVYEDEATVAFLDLFPFTRGHLLVVPKRHAPRLTDYAPEDQAALVRTLSVMCRRAERLTADYNVAMNAGARAGQIVFHLHFHVIPRYGEANPFHPTQRHRIREDEAGQVVAELSRP from the coding sequence ATGGTCCCGGCCGACGGGCGCGACCCGAACTGCGTGTTCTGCGCGATCGTCGAAGGTCGCGCGCCGGCGTACAAGGTCTACGAGGACGAGGCGACCGTCGCCTTCCTCGACCTGTTCCCGTTCACGCGGGGCCATCTGCTCGTCGTGCCGAAGCGCCACGCCCCCCGGCTCACCGACTACGCGCCGGAGGACCAGGCGGCGCTCGTGCGCACGCTCTCGGTCATGTGCCGACGGGCCGAGCGGCTCACCGCCGACTACAACGTGGCGATGAACGCCGGCGCCCGGGCCGGCCAGATCGTGTTCCACCTCCACTTCCACGTCATCCCGCGCTATGGGGAGGCGAATCCCTTCCACCCCACCCAGCGTCATCGCATCCGCGAGGACGAGGCGGGCCAAGTCGTCGCGGAGCTGTCTCGCCCCTGA
- the amrB gene encoding AmmeMemoRadiSam system protein B, translated as MSPSPVRAPAVAGQFYPADGAELARAVETCFLDPRGPGALPPRQRAPGRTLRAAVVPHAGYEFSGAIAALAYSLVAAQRPPATVLVLGVDHYRLGAGPCLSNRDWLTPLGPTASDHDLVRALDRPPLRIDERAHAREHSIEVQLPFLEYVLPQPRFVALQVRFAPFDDLLETARVLRDAIDGRDVLVLASTDLSHYVPARTAERLDRLAIDAILARDPRLLYDTVERNDISMCGIAPTTVLLAALADEPLEARLLRWGHSGEAQPMREVVGYAAVALESARPRSPSVK; from the coding sequence ATGAGTCCCTCCCCCGTCCGGGCCCCGGCGGTCGCCGGCCAGTTCTACCCAGCCGACGGGGCCGAGCTCGCGCGCGCCGTCGAGACCTGCTTCCTCGACCCCCGCGGACCGGGAGCGCTCCCCCCCCGTCAGCGGGCCCCGGGCCGCACGCTGCGGGCGGCGGTGGTCCCCCACGCGGGGTACGAGTTCTCCGGAGCGATCGCGGCCCTCGCCTACTCGCTCGTCGCGGCGCAGCGGCCCCCGGCCACGGTGCTCGTGCTCGGGGTCGACCACTACCGCCTCGGCGCCGGGCCGTGCCTTTCGAATCGGGACTGGTTGACGCCGCTCGGACCGACGGCGTCCGACCACGATCTGGTGCGGGCGCTCGATCGACCGCCGCTGCGGATCGACGAGCGCGCCCACGCGCGCGAGCACTCGATCGAGGTCCAGCTCCCGTTCCTCGAGTACGTGCTGCCGCAACCCCGCTTCGTGGCGCTGCAGGTGCGCTTCGCTCCCTTCGACGACCTCCTGGAGACCGCCCGCGTCCTCCGCGACGCGATCGACGGACGGGACGTCCTCGTCCTCGCCTCGACGGACCTCTCGCACTACGTGCCGGCACGGACCGCCGAGCGCCTGGATCGCCTCGCGATCGACGCGATCCTCGCGCGGGACCCTCGGCTCCTCTACGACACGGTCGAGCGCAACGACATCTCCATGTGCGGCATCGCACCGACGACCGTGCTGCTCGCCGCGCTCGCGGACGAACCGCTCGAGGCGCGCCTGTTGCGCTGGGGGCATTCGGGCGAAGCGCAGCCGATGCGCGAGGTGGTCGGGTACGCCGCCGTCGCCCTCGAGTCCGCCCGCCCCCGGTCGCCGTCGGTTAAATAG
- the dcd gene encoding dCTP deaminase produces MILSDVKIREEMRRGRIVIRPFRAGSLGTNSYDVHLGPYLAVYESGALDARRPNPVREFRIPKDGVVLVPGQLYLGVTEEYTETHGFVPFLEGKSSVGRLGLDIHSTAGKGDEGFCNYWTLEMSVKVPVRIYAGMPIGQLIYFEISGRVQHSYSGKRSAKYRAVSAHPTPSRMYLNFPRRARRSP; encoded by the coding sequence ATGATCCTCTCCGACGTGAAGATCCGCGAGGAGATGCGCCGGGGTCGCATCGTGATCCGCCCGTTCCGGGCCGGCTCGCTCGGGACGAACTCCTACGACGTTCACCTCGGGCCGTACCTCGCGGTCTACGAGTCGGGGGCCCTGGACGCGCGGCGACCGAACCCGGTCCGCGAGTTCCGTATCCCGAAGGACGGGGTCGTCCTCGTTCCCGGCCAGCTCTACCTCGGGGTCACCGAGGAGTACACCGAGACCCACGGCTTCGTGCCGTTCCTCGAGGGAAAGTCGAGCGTGGGGCGCCTCGGGCTCGACATCCACTCCACGGCGGGCAAGGGCGACGAGGGGTTCTGCAACTACTGGACGCTCGAGATGAGCGTGAAGGTGCCCGTCCGCATCTACGCCGGCATGCCGATCGGCCAGTTGATCTACTTCGAGATCTCCGGACGCGTCCAGCACAGCTACTCCGGCAAGCGTTCGGCGAAGTACCGGGCGGTGTCGGCGCACCCGACGCCGTCGCGGATGTACCTCAACTTCCCGCGCCGGGCGCGGCGGTCGCCCTAG
- a CDS encoding class I tRNA ligase family protein — protein MEGRRPQHWQRIWADAGLATGQRAPNREKFFALVAYPGSSGFFHLGHLRGYAYVDALHRYHRARGRAVLLPFGVHASGLPAVTWAHRVQDRDPATIAQLSERGLTDGEIAGLADPAAAVRFLSDEYRRVLRRMGVLFDEATFVTTIDEDYAAFVRWQMRRLRERGAFAQGSYYASVCPVCGPVAVDPSETDLSSGGDAETLRFVTVPFRLADGRELLAATLRPETVYGVTNLWLAPEEELVVWHRGDHEYVLARPGAERLVEQHGGHVGHTVAAREVLGRTVRVPFVERDVPILESPLVDPAVGTGVVMSVPAHSPADAAALVSLAPSARAGLLPPPVLIAVAGDAAFTASEQRLLEGPGTPAERALRATGATGLSDAAALAEATERLYRLEHARGRMTVAPLAGVPVRDARDRVSRELAALGRSFELQEFSKPVICRNGHAVIIRRVSDQWFLRYSDPGWKAATRASLERLTTVPTEYARELPGILDWFQDRPCARKGPWLGTPLPFDPAWVVEPIADSTFYMAYFVVRRFVSAGRLTPAQLTDAFFDEIFLGLGTGEPTVPAELRAEVRAEFGYWYPLDINLGGKEHKSVHFPVFLFTHAKLLPPELGPRGIFVNGWITGASGTKLSKKGMSGTGTPIPPIDDALERWGPDALRLYYITVAAGPSDVEWDAEDVEAAAGRLADVERLVRESRGDGRGPPDLDAWLSSVLHRIVARVRVSLDAADLRTAAEEAFVALPAALRRYYARGGSAGAMTDRVGRTWIGLLAPFAPHLAEELGDGRFGGLVAVEPFPSADDFAPSPTAEASEALVERTEDDLRAVLRAGGERGSAAPGEVVFFVAAPWKSTVEAWMREDLARGASPSVRSVMERAKGHPELAARLAQIPRYVERVAPGLRSEPAPGASVEELEVLRRAEGYLAHRFGFRAVTIVAEDEGEALDPLGRRDRARPARPAFYLVGRPPRGD, from the coding sequence ATGGAGGGCCGCCGGCCCCAGCACTGGCAGCGCATCTGGGCCGACGCGGGCCTCGCGACCGGCCAGCGCGCCCCCAACCGGGAGAAGTTCTTCGCGCTCGTCGCCTACCCGGGTTCGAGCGGTTTCTTCCACCTCGGACACCTTCGGGGCTACGCGTACGTCGACGCGCTCCACCGCTACCATCGTGCACGCGGGCGCGCGGTGCTGCTCCCGTTCGGCGTCCACGCCTCGGGCCTCCCGGCGGTCACGTGGGCCCACCGAGTTCAGGACCGGGACCCGGCGACGATCGCGCAGCTTTCGGAGCGAGGACTCACCGATGGCGAGATCGCAGGCCTCGCCGATCCCGCGGCCGCGGTCCGCTTCCTCTCCGACGAGTACCGGCGCGTGCTCCGCCGGATGGGGGTGCTGTTCGACGAGGCCACGTTCGTCACGACGATCGACGAAGACTACGCGGCGTTCGTCCGCTGGCAGATGCGCCGGTTGCGCGAGCGCGGCGCGTTCGCGCAGGGCTCGTACTATGCCTCGGTGTGTCCGGTATGCGGGCCGGTGGCGGTCGATCCGTCCGAGACGGACCTCTCGAGCGGCGGCGACGCCGAGACCCTGCGTTTCGTCACCGTGCCGTTCCGGCTCGCCGACGGGCGCGAGCTGCTCGCCGCCACGCTCCGACCCGAGACGGTCTACGGCGTCACGAACCTATGGCTCGCGCCCGAGGAGGAGCTCGTCGTCTGGCACCGTGGCGACCACGAGTACGTGCTGGCTCGGCCCGGCGCCGAGCGGCTGGTCGAGCAGCACGGCGGGCACGTCGGACACACCGTCGCGGCCCGCGAGGTCCTCGGTCGTACGGTCCGAGTTCCGTTCGTGGAGCGCGATGTGCCGATCCTCGAGAGCCCGCTCGTAGATCCCGCGGTCGGGACCGGCGTCGTGATGAGCGTGCCGGCCCACTCGCCCGCGGACGCGGCCGCGCTAGTGTCGCTGGCGCCGAGCGCGCGCGCCGGGCTGCTCCCCCCACCGGTCCTCATCGCGGTCGCCGGCGACGCGGCCTTCACGGCCTCCGAACAGCGCCTGCTCGAGGGTCCGGGCACGCCGGCCGAGCGGGCGCTCCGCGCGACGGGCGCGACGGGCCTTTCGGATGCCGCCGCCCTCGCCGAGGCCACGGAGCGGCTCTACCGCCTCGAGCACGCGCGCGGACGGATGACGGTGGCCCCCCTCGCCGGGGTCCCCGTGCGCGACGCCCGCGATCGCGTCAGCCGGGAGCTCGCGGCGCTGGGCCGCTCCTTCGAGCTCCAGGAGTTCTCGAAGCCCGTGATCTGCCGCAACGGGCATGCGGTCATCATCCGACGGGTCTCGGACCAGTGGTTCCTCCGCTACAGCGACCCGGGCTGGAAGGCGGCGACGCGAGCGAGCCTCGAGCGGCTGACCACGGTGCCCACGGAGTACGCGCGCGAGCTGCCCGGGATCCTGGACTGGTTCCAGGACCGGCCGTGCGCTCGCAAGGGGCCGTGGCTCGGAACGCCGCTCCCCTTCGACCCCGCGTGGGTGGTCGAGCCGATCGCGGACTCGACCTTCTACATGGCCTACTTCGTGGTGCGCCGCTTCGTGAGCGCCGGCCGTCTCACGCCGGCCCAGCTCACCGACGCGTTCTTCGACGAGATCTTCCTCGGCCTCGGTACGGGCGAGCCGACGGTCCCGGCGGAGCTGCGCGCCGAGGTGCGCGCGGAGTTCGGCTACTGGTACCCGCTCGACATCAACCTCGGCGGCAAGGAGCACAAGAGCGTGCACTTCCCCGTCTTTTTGTTCACGCACGCCAAGCTGCTCCCCCCCGAGCTCGGACCCCGCGGCATCTTCGTCAACGGCTGGATCACCGGCGCCTCCGGGACCAAGCTGTCCAAGAAGGGAATGTCCGGGACGGGGACGCCGATCCCGCCGATCGACGACGCGCTCGAGCGTTGGGGCCCGGACGCCCTGCGCCTGTACTACATCACCGTCGCCGCCGGTCCCTCCGATGTCGAGTGGGACGCCGAGGACGTCGAGGCGGCCGCCGGCCGCCTGGCCGACGTGGAGCGCCTCGTGCGGGAGTCACGGGGCGACGGCCGGGGACCTCCCGATCTCGACGCGTGGCTCTCGTCGGTCCTCCACCGGATCGTGGCGCGCGTCCGCGTGTCGCTGGACGCGGCGGATCTGCGGACCGCCGCCGAGGAGGCGTTCGTGGCGCTGCCGGCCGCGCTCCGGCGGTACTACGCGCGGGGAGGGAGCGCGGGCGCGATGACCGACCGGGTCGGCAGGACCTGGATCGGGCTCCTCGCTCCGTTCGCCCCGCATCTCGCCGAGGAGCTCGGCGACGGCCGCTTCGGCGGCCTCGTGGCCGTCGAGCCGTTCCCCTCGGCGGACGATTTCGCGCCCTCTCCGACGGCCGAGGCCAGTGAGGCCCTCGTGGAGCGGACCGAGGACGACCTGCGCGCCGTGCTGCGCGCGGGCGGCGAGCGGGGCTCGGCGGCCCCCGGTGAGGTCGTCTTCTTCGTCGCCGCACCGTGGAAGTCGACCGTCGAGGCATGGATGCGGGAGGACCTGGCCCGCGGCGCCAGCCCGAGCGTGCGCTCGGTGATGGAGCGGGCGAAGGGACATCCCGAGCTCGCCGCCCGTCTCGCCCAGATCCCGCGTTATGTCGAGCGGGTCGCGCCCGGGCTTCGCTCCGAACCGGCGCCGGGGGCGTCGGTGGAGGAGCTCGAGGTGCTTCGCCGGGCCGAGGGATACCTCGCGCACCGCTTCGGCTTCCGCGCGGTGACGATCGTGGCGGAGGACGAGGGCGAGGCGCTCGACCCGCTCGGGCGGCGGGACCGAGCGCGACCGGCGCGGCCCGCCTTCTACCTCGTGGGACGCCCGCCGCGCGGGGACTAG
- a CDS encoding radical SAM protein — protein sequence MRIIEVFHSIQGEGPLTGVRTSFVRTARCNLRCSWCDTTYSFGPGHERSIPSLLREIAGHRTRYVCLTGGEPLLQTASVELVRALSSQGLTTVIETGGSLDVRPYLAIPRVVLSVDVKCPASRMEAHNRWANLPLLRPGDVLKFVVADRRDYLYARRVLRSRPCAAQVVFQPVWGTDAGRLADWVLADRLDARVMLQEHKVLWGDVPGR from the coding sequence GTGCGAATCATCGAGGTCTTCCACTCGATCCAGGGCGAGGGTCCGCTCACCGGGGTGCGCACCTCGTTCGTGCGGACCGCTCGCTGCAACCTGCGTTGCAGCTGGTGCGACACCACCTACTCGTTTGGGCCGGGCCACGAGCGCTCGATCCCGTCGCTGCTACGCGAGATCGCGGGCCATCGCACCCGCTACGTGTGCCTGACCGGCGGGGAGCCGCTGCTCCAGACGGCGTCGGTCGAGCTCGTGCGCGCCCTTTCGAGCCAGGGCCTCACCACCGTGATCGAGACCGGAGGCTCGCTGGACGTACGACCGTACCTCGCCATCCCTCGGGTCGTGCTCAGCGTGGACGTGAAGTGCCCCGCGTCCCGGATGGAGGCCCACAACCGATGGGCGAACCTCCCGCTCCTGCGCCCGGGCGACGTGCTGAAGTTCGTGGTCGCGGACCGCCGGGACTACCTCTACGCGCGCCGCGTCCTCCGATCCCGGCCGTGCGCGGCGCAGGTCGTCTTCCAGCCGGTGTGGGGCACGGATGCCGGCCGGCTCGCCGACTGGGTGCTCGCGGACCGGCTCGACGCGCGGGTGATGCTCCAGGAGCACAAGGTGCTCTGGGGGGATGTCCCGGGACGGTAG
- a CDS encoding NAD(P)-dependent glycerol-1-phosphate dehydrogenase: MVFPRIVLAGHGVLNELGAACHQFDFADTGAVVTGSTTALLAGNRAVEILRADGFRAEAVLAGEATEAEVDRVAAEVRAKGARFLIAAGGGSKIDITKVVAYRLRIPFVSLPTSAAHDGISSPRATLHGSERTTSIEAAVPIGIIADTEVIVRAPFRLLASGCADVISNVTAVLDWHLAVRLKGEEFSSTAATLSEYAAREIMDHASSIKPGLEESVWIAIRPMIVAGIAMSVAGSSRPCSGSEHLFSHALDRVAQHPSLHGEQCGVGAIMMMYLHGGDWQRVQSALRSVGAPITADQLGVSADEVVKALVLAHTLRPERYTILGDNGLTREAAERLATRTGVIG; encoded by the coding sequence ATGGTCTTCCCGCGGATCGTGCTCGCGGGCCACGGAGTGCTCAACGAGCTGGGGGCCGCCTGCCACCAGTTCGACTTCGCGGACACGGGCGCCGTCGTGACCGGCTCGACCACCGCGCTGCTCGCGGGGAACCGGGCCGTCGAGATCCTGCGCGCCGACGGCTTCCGGGCCGAGGCGGTCCTCGCGGGTGAGGCGACCGAGGCGGAGGTCGACCGGGTTGCCGCCGAGGTGCGCGCGAAAGGCGCCCGGTTCCTGATCGCCGCGGGCGGCGGCAGCAAGATCGACATCACCAAGGTCGTGGCCTACCGGCTCCGGATCCCGTTCGTGAGCCTCCCCACGTCGGCCGCGCACGACGGCATCTCCTCGCCGCGCGCGACGCTCCACGGCAGCGAGCGGACGACGAGCATCGAGGCGGCGGTGCCGATCGGGATCATCGCTGACACCGAGGTGATCGTCCGGGCGCCGTTCCGCCTGCTCGCTTCCGGCTGCGCGGACGTGATCTCGAACGTCACCGCGGTGCTCGACTGGCATCTCGCGGTGCGGCTCAAGGGCGAGGAGTTCTCGAGCACGGCGGCGACGCTCAGCGAGTACGCGGCCCGCGAGATCATGGACCACGCGAGTTCGATCAAGCCCGGGCTCGAGGAGTCGGTCTGGATCGCGATCCGTCCGATGATCGTCGCGGGGATCGCCATGAGCGTCGCGGGCTCGTCGCGCCCCTGCTCCGGTAGCGAGCACCTGTTCAGCCACGCGCTCGACCGCGTCGCCCAGCATCCGAGCCTGCACGGCGAGCAGTGCGGGGTCGGTGCGATCATGATGATGTACCTGCACGGCGGCGACTGGCAGCGCGTGCAGTCCGCGCTCCGAAGCGTCGGCGCGCCGATCACCGCGGACCAGCTCGGCGTGTCGGCCGACGAGGTGGTCAAAGCGCTCGTCCTCGCGCACACGCTGCGCCCCGAGCGCTACACGATCCTGGGCGACAACGGCCTCACCCGCGAGGCCGCCGAGCGGCTCGCGACGCGGACCGGGGTGATCGGTTGA
- a CDS encoding UPF0179 family protein, translated as MPDITLLAVGEAREGFEFVYQGGGPVCRTCPYRHACLTLDVGRRYAVSKVRAVTHPCALQESPAHVVEVRAVPRALLVESRSAVVGSSVEAARYPCRRLDCPNWWDCAGPTLPSKQRFRIERVEPEPAECRIGRTLKRVEAV; from the coding sequence ATGCCGGACATCACGCTGCTCGCGGTCGGGGAAGCGCGCGAGGGCTTCGAGTTCGTCTACCAGGGGGGCGGCCCGGTCTGCCGCACCTGCCCGTACCGGCACGCGTGCCTGACGCTCGACGTCGGACGTCGCTACGCGGTGTCGAAGGTCCGGGCCGTGACCCACCCCTGCGCGCTGCAGGAGTCGCCGGCCCACGTGGTCGAGGTTCGAGCGGTCCCGCGGGCGCTGCTCGTCGAGAGCCGGAGCGCGGTCGTCGGGAGCTCCGTCGAGGCGGCGCGCTACCCGTGCCGGCGCCTCGACTGCCCGAACTGGTGGGACTGCGCGGGTCCGACGCTGCCGTCGAAGCAGCGCTTCCGCATCGAGCGCGTCGAGCCCGAGCCAGCGGAGTGCCGGATCGGCCGAACCCTCAAACGGGTGGAAGCGGTCTAG
- a CDS encoding glycosyltransferase has product MIAHDPARRPLLEAAVASAAAAGADEIVVVRPYDAPLGPWEGRYRDVRTSASSTGGKHADGVEAARGDVVALLDDDDTWKPEKVGVVRDRFAARRDLVLLNHGYDIVDEHDRFLRAGTPSGGRWALSSNLALRRAWATARTSLLRAAGWQADEVWLLLADVDAPNGIEVLDRSLTRWRYHAGNISRSHRTSEREFRARHSALYDRWAQAEEAMLAYARQRGVPDGSPIAALHLRRRSEFRFLSALEHDRAPRAAARTFLAEGEGQPPLRRLARLARLSPGLARYLLFRFNRFH; this is encoded by the coding sequence GTGATCGCGCACGATCCGGCCCGGCGGCCGCTGCTGGAGGCCGCGGTCGCCTCCGCGGCGGCGGCGGGCGCCGACGAGATCGTCGTGGTGCGCCCGTACGATGCCCCCCTCGGCCCCTGGGAGGGGCGCTACCGCGACGTCCGCACGTCCGCGAGCTCCACCGGCGGCAAGCACGCGGACGGCGTCGAGGCGGCCCGGGGGGACGTGGTGGCGCTGCTCGATGACGACGACACCTGGAAGCCGGAGAAGGTCGGCGTCGTTCGCGACCGCTTCGCGGCCCGCCGAGACCTCGTCCTGCTCAATCACGGCTACGACATCGTCGACGAGCACGACCGGTTCCTGCGAGCGGGCACGCCGTCGGGCGGCCGCTGGGCCCTCTCGTCGAATCTCGCCCTGCGCCGCGCCTGGGCCACTGCGCGGACGTCGCTCCTCCGGGCGGCGGGATGGCAGGCGGACGAGGTCTGGCTGCTCCTCGCCGACGTCGATGCGCCGAACGGGATCGAGGTCCTCGACCGCTCGCTGACCCGGTGGCGCTACCACGCCGGGAACATCTCGCGCTCGCACCGGACGAGCGAACGGGAGTTCCGGGCGCGGCACTCCGCCCTGTACGACCGCTGGGCCCAGGCGGAGGAGGCGATGCTGGCCTACGCGCGCCAGCGTGGCGTTCCCGACGGATCCCCGATCGCGGCGCTCCACCTCCGGCGCCGCTCCGAGTTCCGCTTCCTGTCGGCCCTCGAGCACGACCGCGCGCCCCGGGCGGCGGCCCGGACGTTCCTCGCCGAGGGGGAGGGCCAGCCGCCGTTGCGCCGCCTCGCGCGGCTCGCCCGCCTGTCTCCGGGGCTCGCCCGCTACCTGCTCTTCCGCTTCAATCGGTTCCACTGA